The following proteins are encoded in a genomic region of Pseudodesulfovibrio mercurii:
- a CDS encoding acetate/propionate family kinase, with amino-acid sequence MKILVINSGSSSIKYQLLDMADESILGTGLVERIGEAQGTLTHKAHPGTDAEAVVKLEQPIPDHGVGLQLAIDLLSTGDNAVCNREEIGAVGHRVVAGGPFNAPVIIEESMWPDLTETERLAPLHNPANLGGAKEAAKLFPGVPQVLVFDTAFHQTMPPHAYMYAIPYEYYEKDRIRRYGAHGTSHKYVAGECARLMGKAVEDINLITIHMGNGASMAAVKNGRCVDTSMGLTPLEGLVMGTRCGDLDPAVHNYLAVNRGLDVATIDNILHKESGLKGLCGYGDMRDVHAAVDRGDERAKLALEVQTYRTRKYIGAYTAALGHVDGVVFTAGIGENDDIVRAKTIEGLESFGMKIDVEANAIRSKEARKISTADSTVAIWVIPTNEELAIAREALALVK; translated from the coding sequence ATGAAAATTCTCGTGATCAATTCAGGCAGTTCCTCCATCAAGTACCAACTGCTCGACATGGCCGACGAGTCCATCCTGGGCACCGGCCTTGTCGAGCGCATCGGAGAGGCCCAGGGGACCCTGACCCACAAGGCCCATCCCGGCACGGACGCCGAGGCCGTGGTCAAGCTGGAGCAGCCCATTCCCGATCACGGGGTGGGTCTGCAGCTGGCCATCGACCTGTTGAGCACGGGCGACAACGCGGTCTGCAACCGCGAGGAGATCGGCGCCGTGGGCCACCGCGTGGTGGCCGGCGGCCCGTTCAACGCCCCGGTGATCATCGAGGAGAGCATGTGGCCCGACCTGACCGAGACCGAACGGCTCGCGCCCCTGCACAACCCCGCCAACCTGGGCGGGGCCAAGGAGGCCGCCAAGCTCTTTCCCGGCGTGCCCCAGGTCCTGGTCTTTGACACCGCCTTCCACCAGACCATGCCGCCCCACGCGTACATGTATGCCATTCCCTACGAATACTACGAGAAGGACCGCATTCGCCGCTACGGCGCCCACGGCACCTCCCACAAGTACGTGGCAGGCGAGTGCGCCCGGCTCATGGGCAAGGCCGTGGAGGACATCAACCTGATCACCATCCACATGGGCAACGGCGCATCCATGGCCGCGGTCAAGAACGGCCGGTGCGTGGACACCTCCATGGGGTTGACCCCGCTGGAGGGGTTGGTCATGGGCACGCGCTGCGGCGACCTGGACCCGGCCGTGCACAACTACCTGGCCGTGAACCGGGGGCTGGACGTGGCCACCATCGACAACATCCTGCACAAGGAGTCCGGTCTCAAGGGACTGTGCGGCTACGGCGACATGCGCGACGTGCACGCGGCCGTGGACCGGGGCGATGAGCGCGCCAAGCTGGCCCTGGAGGTGCAGACCTACCGGACCCGCAAATACATCGGCGCCTACACGGCCGCGCTCGGCCATGTGGACGGCGTGGTCTTCACCGCCGGCATCGGCGAGAACGACGACATCGTCCGCGCCAAAACCATCGAGGGGCTGGAATCCTTCGGCATGAAGATCGACGTCGAAGCGAACGCGATCCGCTCCAAGGAAGCCCGCAAGATCAGCACCGCCGACAGCACGGTGGCGATCTGGGTCATTCCGACCAACGAGGAACTGGCCATCGCCCGCGAGGCCCTGGCGCTCGTCAAGTAA